A window from Rhizosphaericola mali encodes these proteins:
- the ruvX gene encoding Holliday junction resolvase RuvX gives MGRIIAIDYGGKRTGLAVTDPLQIIANALETVETSKLFDYLKKYFAVEQVDLIIIGDPRNWDDSDTHATPLVRKAIERLKKEFPNIPLETVDERYTSKMASQAMVEMGMKKKDRRVKGNIDQIAATIMLQEYMNRI, from the coding sequence ATGGGAAGAATTATAGCTATTGATTATGGTGGAAAGCGTACAGGTCTTGCAGTTACTGATCCTTTGCAAATTATTGCCAACGCTTTAGAGACAGTGGAAACAAGCAAATTATTTGATTATTTGAAAAAATATTTTGCAGTGGAACAAGTAGATCTTATCATTATTGGCGATCCTAGAAATTGGGATGATAGTGATACGCACGCAACACCATTGGTACGAAAGGCTATAGAAAGATTAAAAAAAGAATTTCCCAATATTCCATTAGAAACAGTTGATGAGCGCTACACTTCCAAAATGGCATCTCAAGCGATGGTAGAAATGGGAATGAAAAAGAAAGATCGTCGTGTAAAAGGTAATATCGATCAAATAGCAGCGACAATCATGTTACAGGAATATATGAATAGAATTTAA